TCTGCAATCTTAAGGCCATTAACAGATGTATATTTTAGAGGAACATTTCCCCCGACCGTTGTAACCCCTAAAATATTCAAGCGATCGGGATGCGCAAAAGCCATTAATAAAGCGACAGCATCATCTGTTCCAGGGTCACAATCAAAAATAAGGGCGCGCGGCGCCATGATCGCCTCTCCTTTTAAAGACTAACTTTATGATTTTTGTGACTCTGCCATTTTAGCTTGAGCTTCTTCTTCTGACTGAGCTACAACCAGCGTTAATGGAACAATAACCTCTGGATGTAAAATAAGATCACACTCATAAATCCCAATTTCTTTTATTGGAGCTTTTAAAACAATTTGAGATCTTTTTATCTCAATTCCTTTTTGCATTAATATAACACTAATATCGCGAGGTGTTACAGATCCATAAAGATGCCCACTATCTCCAGCTTGACGAATCAATGTAATCGTAAACCCTTGAATTTTTTGAGCACATGTTTCTGCTTCTGCCTTTTTCGTTAAGTTGGAAGCTTCCAGATGCGCTTTTTGCTTTTCAAAAATAGCAATATTTTCAGGGGTTACACGAAGGGCTTTCTTTTTAGGCAATAGATAATTACGTGCATATCCTGGCTTAACGTCGACAACGGATCCTATTTGACCCAAATTTGGAACACGTTCCAAAAGAATAACTTGCATTTTTTTCACTCCTTAATGTTAAACAATTCAACTTTTCAATTTTTAAGAAACCGCTCATAAAAAATCATGATGAGAGACGTGCTTTCAAGTTCATAAAATGATCTAAAATTCCTAAAGCTGCAACTCCTAAAAACCATGGCAACATAATGATCATACTTCCATAAAAAAAACCGAGCGTAATTCTTTGAAAGACCACTTGATTTTTAAACCACTTTTGAACCTGCAGATGTACAAGAGAACATCCTTGAAATACAAATCCCATAATGACAAGCAGAGATGCATTTTTGCCAAGATAGGAAAGGTCTTCTCCCATAAAAATTAAACCCACGGATATCACTAATAAGCAGGGATACCACACGGGAAGCGTTATATTTTGCATAAGAAAAGGAGGTCTTAAAGCACAAGAGCGGTCTTTTAAAAGAGATAAAGAAATCATAACATTAACAAATAAATGTAAAACCCAAGAAATCAATAAAAAAGAAAGCCCATAATTTACAATTAAAGAGACCCCCTCTTTTCCCCATTGGGCTTGCAAGCCTGCGTTTTTAATAAATTCTTGAACATAAAAAGAAATAAGATCTTCAAAAGAAGTAAAATTGACATGATAGGAAAGAGAAAGACTTTTTAGAAAAAAAGTCTTTGTCCCCACCACTATTCCTATCAAAAAAAGAAGCGTCAACATTAAAAGAAAAGTAACAAAACGTCCTATGGGGTAGAAAAAAAGCTTTCCATTTGAACGACGAACCAAAAGACTTTGCCGAATAGCCAGAACAATAAAAGTCATGCTCATAAGCGGCATCACAATATTTCCTCGAAGACCCTCAATAATACAAAGTGTGATCGCTGAAATTACGGCACCTTCGACACCTAACGTAAATCCACTCAAAAAAATAGGCAGAAGAGCACAGGTTGAAAAAATAAGCCCAAGGAAAGGGTTCACAATAAAACTAAGAGACAATAAACAACTTAAAAGGCCAGCCCCAATCGCAAGTCCCATTCTTCCTTTCCATGATGAGAAAAGAAACGCCCTGACATCAGAGGAAGAATTGGGTTGCGTGCCCATCAAAAATTCCTGCATTTTAAAAAATAAAGATAAACAGCCTTTATTAATTACTGAACAACATAGGGCATAAGAGCAAGGAATCGTGATCTTTTAATTGCTATTGCAAGCTCACGTTGTTTCTTTTGAGAAACAGCAGTTATGCGACTCGGAATAATTTTACCACGTTCAGAAACAAATTTTTGGAGCATCCGAACATCTTTATAATCAATCGGAAGAGCATTTCCACCTGAAAATGGACACGTCTTTCTTCTTCTAAAAAAAGGTCTCTTTACCCCTGCACGTGCAACCGTAAACTCTTCAGGAATTCCTTCCATTGAAGGACCAGAACGTCCATAGGATCTATTTCCTCTCCCAGAGCTTGTATCAGAATAACTTGTCATAAAATACCATGCCTTTCATCTTTATAAAATATATGTAGAGACTTTATTCAGAAACGAAATCCTCTGAAGCAATATCCTCCAGATTGACATCATCCATGCTATTTTCGTCAAGAACCGACTCGTTTGGACGAGAACGATACCCATCCTGTGGACGATAATTTGCACCAGCAGATACACCTTCTTCTTTTTCAGGACGATAACGCATCTGAATGGAAGGTCCTTCTTCAAGGGCATCAACGCGGACCGTTAAAAACCTTAATATATCTTCATCTAATCTCATGTTTCTTTCCATTTCCGCAACAACTTCGGGTGTTGCCTCAATGTTCATGAGATGGTAATAACCTTTTTTATTCTTTTTAATACGATAAGCCAGCTGACGAAGTCCCCAATGTTCAACTTTGGTTACTTTTCCACCGTTATCCTTAAGAAGCTCTGAAAATTTTTGAGCCAATCCCTCACTTTGGGATTGGGTAAGATCCTGGCGTGCAATAAAAACACATTCATAAAAGGGCATATAACTCTCCTTATGGCTTGCTCTTCCTAGAAACTTTTCTAGGACCTAGCCGGATTATCCGGCAAGGAGTTAAAACTCTCTTTACGAAATCTAAGAACCTTCTTTTTCAAGAAAATTCTTATCAGCCCGCAAAGGTCTGTTCTTTATATACAGCCTTTTTCTTTAATTCAAGCAAAATTCTTGCACAAAATATTATTTCCATATTATTTTGAGTCTTATACGTATTTTCTGCATAATTTTTTTGAAATGAGACCTCCCTTCTTTCTCTTCTAAAGGGAACATCCCATTTCAAAATTTTTTAGATATCTCTTTTTCCTAAATATTTTTCCACAATTATTGCAATCGCTTCCGCATTCATAAGATCCATAATATCTCGATTTATAATGCGTAAAAGATCACTTGGCTCTTGAACAATCATGCTATAATAACGCACACCAAAGCCTGAGGATGTAAAATTAACATCCGGAATAGGATGCGCATGGAGAAAAAACCTCAAAAGCGGTTCAGAATAAACAAGAACTCGAGCTTTTCCATTTTCTAAATCTTTAAGCGCCTCATCCAAAGAATTAACAATCTTATGTGGAATAAAGCGTTTCTCTAATAAATTCTGACCGAATGTATTGCTGACAGTGATCACTTTCCCCAACTTTTTTAGATCTTCCAGATCTTGAATTTGTGACGAAAGCTTTCCAACCGTTAACTCTGAAGCAACAGATGCAATTAAAATATTCATTGCAAGCAAAGAAGCAAACATCCAACATCCAGCAACAACACGCCCAACAAGGGTTTTTGTCTCGCCCTCATCAATATTTGCTGATGTCACAATTCCAGTGGACCACCATAAGCCACTTCCAATACCTTTCCAAAAACTTTTCTTATAATCTGGATTTTTTTTGTGCTCAAAAACCCAAAAAGTTCCTGCTTGAAGAAAAAGGCATCCCAGAAGCGCCAGAAGAATCATTAAAAAGTCCCACGAGATAAGATAATTAAAAATAATATTAAAATTACCTGGCTTGACATAAGCAAGACCGATGCCCGACACATAAATAGGAATTGTATATTGAAAATCCATACCAGGCTTTCTCGGAAAATCAGGGATGCGACCCACGAGGAGATCATATTCCTTTTTACAAATCTTATTAATGCCTTCTTCTTGTGTGACGGGGAAATACTGAAAAGTAAATCCATTTTTACGCGCGATTTTCTCCCAAATATCGATACTAATTCCTTGATACTCTCCCTTTTTCTCATCTCGAAAAGCAAAAGGGGCTTCTTCATAAACACCAACTTTTAATGTTTTATGAAGAGAAGCTGGAATAACTTCCTGAAAAGATTCAAAATCCTCAACTTCTTCTGAGATAAAATTAGGATTAGCTTCATCTGCTCTTGAAAC
The window above is part of the Pseudomonadota bacterium genome. Proteins encoded here:
- a CDS encoding transporter substrate-binding domain-containing protein: MFRHLKLFFCGIIFSFLMIDVSRADEANPNFISEEVEDFESFQEVIPASLHKTLKVGVYEEAPFAFRDEKKGEYQGISIDIWEKIARKNGFTFQYFPVTQEEGINKICKKEYDLLVGRIPDFPRKPGMDFQYTIPIYVSGIGLAYVKPGNFNIIFNYLISWDFLMILLALLGCLFLQAGTFWVFEHKKNPDYKKSFWKGIGSGLWWSTGIVTSANIDEGETKTLVGRVVAGCWMFASLLAMNILIASVASELTVGKLSSQIQDLEDLKKLGKVITVSNTFGQNLLEKRFIPHKIVNSLDEALKDLENGKARVLVYSEPLLRFFLHAHPIPDVNFTSSGFGVRYYSMIVQEPSDLLRIINRDIMDLMNAEAIAIIVEKYLGKRDI
- the rplI gene encoding 50S ribosomal protein L9; its protein translation is MQVILLERVPNLGQIGSVVDVKPGYARNYLLPKKKALRVTPENIAIFEKQKAHLEASNLTKKAEAETCAQKIQGFTITLIRQAGDSGHLYGSVTPRDISVILMQKGIEIKRSQIVLKAPIKEIGIYECDLILHPEVIVPLTLVVAQSEEEAQAKMAESQKS
- the rpsF gene encoding 30S ribosomal protein S6 gives rise to the protein MPFYECVFIARQDLTQSQSEGLAQKFSELLKDNGGKVTKVEHWGLRQLAYRIKKNKKGYYHLMNIEATPEVVAEMERNMRLDEDILRFLTVRVDALEEGPSIQMRYRPEKEEGVSAGANYRPQDGYRSRPNESVLDENSMDDVNLEDIASEDFVSE
- a CDS encoding 30S ribosomal protein S18, giving the protein MEGIPEEFTVARAGVKRPFFRRRKTCPFSGGNALPIDYKDVRMLQKFVSERGKIIPSRITAVSQKKQRELAIAIKRSRFLALMPYVVQ